Proteins encoded within one genomic window of Eleutherodactylus coqui strain aEleCoq1 chromosome 1, aEleCoq1.hap1, whole genome shotgun sequence:
- the LOC136591208 gene encoding ecto-ADP-ribosyltransferase 5-like isoform X2: MQCKHHILDFSPYSFDDQYIGCSNQYETDLMPKILPREKSFNMAFGLAWERAVVQWNKVKTMLRLPSDFIDEFGIAIIVYTTDWPESSPIYKELNGNVTVAGRSRQHYMENFHYKALHFYLTRALQVLRRNSKRQTKTYKVFRGTDKSLQVSEEAELRFGRFTSSSRNIEVAKEYSDGLFFEMTTCFGVDIHSLSVFPKEQEVLIPVAEKFQFVERRGNIYVLDSTCELCSHFNCTYLGDEKRDFPVCSSVP, translated from the exons ATGCAGTGTAAACATCACATACTGGACTTTAGTCCCTACTCGTTTGATGACCAGTACATCGGATGCTCCAATCAATATGAGACGGATCTCATGCCAAAAATTTTACCTCGAGAGAAATCCTTCAACATGGCATTTGGTTTGGCATGGGAGCGAGCAGTGGTGCAGTGGAACAAAGTGAAGACAATGCTGCGTCTTCCTAGTGACTTCATCGATGAGTTTGGGATAGCAATCATTGTCTACACCACAGACTGGCCGGAGAGTAGTCCAATCTATAAAGAACTCAATGGAAATGTGACGGTGGCGGGAAGGTCCAGACAGCACTACATGGAGAACTTCCACTATAAGGCTCTTCACTTCTACTTGACCCGAGCCCTACAGGTGCTGAGGAGGAACTCCAAAAGACAAACAAAGACCTACAAAGTCTTCAGGGGCACAGACAAGTCTCTGCAGGTGTCAGAGGAAGCGGAGCTAAGGTTCGGGAGATTCACTTCTTCCTCTCGGAATATAGAAGTAGCTAAAGAATACTCTGATGGATTGTTCTTCGAGATGACCACCTGCTTCGGCGTGGACATCCACAGTCTCTCCGTCTTCCCCAAAGAGCAGGAAGTGTTGATCCCGGTGGCTGAGAAGTTCCAATTTGTCGAGAGAAGAGGGAACATTTATGTTCTGGACAGCACATGTGAGCTCTGCAGTCACTTCAACTGTACCTACCTAGGAG ACGAGAAGCGAGATTTCCCCGTGTGCAGCTCCG